Within the Govania unica genome, the region CTGACGGCCCCCGCGATAGCGAACGCGATCCATGCCGCGGTAGGGGTAAGATTGCGCCATATTCCCATAAAGCCGGAGGCTGTTCTGGCCGCACTCAAGATAAAGGGCTGATTGTCCCAATTTTCGAGCGGGAACAGGGTATATCTTGGCGAAAGTCTCTGTTACAAACTGCGTGCAGGTGGGTGGTGACATATATTCGCCGCCGCTTGTCTGATTTGTAACCGGAGACAACAGAATGAACATTACCGAACTGACCGATCAGCTCGCCAGCGAACGCAACCTCAGCAAGACTGAAGCGCGTCAGACCATTGATGCTGTCCTGCAGGCGATTGTTGACGCCGCCAAGGCTGGCTCTGAAGTTTCTCTGCCAGGCTTCGGCAAGTTCAAGGTGCAGGACAAGCCGGAACGTGAAGGCCGTAACCCGGCGACCGGCGCGACCATGACCATCGCTGCCTCGCGCAAGCTGAGCTTCACCCCCGCCAAGGCCGTTAAGGATGCTCTGAACGCCTAATTGGGGACTGCCTGATTTCTCCGAAATCAGGGGGATTTCAAGGGGGACATGGTCTAGGCCATGTCCCCCTTGTTCTTTTTGACGATAGCAAGATACCATTGGCTCCGGTCATGATGTTTGCTGCATGACCTAAGTTAAAAAAATATAATCGTATGGGGGTGGGCGTGTCGGATCAGCAACTGCAGATTATCAATTTCATGGTTGTGCCGTTCGGGCTGATGGCCATCATGGTCAGCCTGGGGTTGTCGCTGACGGTTGGAGACTTCCGCCGGTTGCTGGATAATCCGCGTCCGGTGACCGTCGGTCTGGGCGGGCAGTTGATTCTGATGCCTGCGCTTGGCTGGTGCGTTGCATATCTGTTCCGTTTGCCTCCGGAACTGGCGGTGGGGCTTTTCATTCTCGCCTGCTCGCCTGCGGGCGTCACGTCGAACGCGCTCACCTATGCGGCCCGGGCCAATATCGCGCTTGCGGTGACGCTAACGGCGCTGTCGAGCGTGATCACGGTGTTCACGACGCCCTTTTTCGTTCAATGGGCGCTCAATCATTATTATGCCGCTGGTAGCGTGCCGGAGATGTCGATCTGGACCACGGTGTTGCAACTTGTGAAAGTGGCCGTATTGCCGGTGGCAGTGGGCATGATCATTCGCCATTTCCTGCCCGGCTGGGCAGCGCGGGCCGGGGTCTGGCTGCGTCCGGCGTCGATGATCATTTTGATTTTCGTCATCGTGTTTTCGCTTTTGGCCAATGCGCAGCTGGTGTGGAACAGCCTGTTGACGGCGGGTCCCGCGGCCTGGGTCCTGAACGTTCTGGCCATGGCGACGGGGCTTGGCATTGCGACCCTCGCCGGGCTTAACCGCGAGGATCGGCTGACGGTGGCCATTGAGGTCGGCGTTCACAATGCGACGCTTGCGACCTTTGTGACCATGAGCGTTCTTGGCAGTCTGGAGCTTGCGATCACCCCGACCATCTACGGGGCCATCATGGTCATCAATGCCTCGATCCTGATCCGATATCTGCGCCGCCGGGCCAGAAAAGCGGCGCTGGCCGAGTAGGGCTCAGGGCGTGGTGGCCAGTTCCTGTTGCAGAAAGGCGATCAGGGTGGTGACCTTGCGTCTTTGGTGGCTGCGGTCGGGGTAGGCGGCCCAGATCACCTGATCCTCCGGTCGCTCCGCCGTCAGGATTTCCACGAGCCGGTTATTCG harbors:
- a CDS encoding HU family DNA-binding protein, giving the protein MNITELTDQLASERNLSKTEARQTIDAVLQAIVDAAKAGSEVSLPGFGKFKVQDKPEREGRNPATGATMTIAASRKLSFTPAKAVKDALNA
- a CDS encoding bile acid:sodium symporter family protein, translating into MSDQQLQIINFMVVPFGLMAIMVSLGLSLTVGDFRRLLDNPRPVTVGLGGQLILMPALGWCVAYLFRLPPELAVGLFILACSPAGVTSNALTYAARANIALAVTLTALSSVITVFTTPFFVQWALNHYYAAGSVPEMSIWTTVLQLVKVAVLPVAVGMIIRHFLPGWAARAGVWLRPASMIILIFVIVFSLLANAQLVWNSLLTAGPAAWVLNVLAMATGLGIATLAGLNREDRLTVAIEVGVHNATLATFVTMSVLGSLELAITPTIYGAIMVINASILIRYLRRRARKAALAE